The Periophthalmus magnuspinnatus isolate fPerMag1 chromosome 15, fPerMag1.2.pri, whole genome shotgun sequence genomic sequence ATATCCTGATGGGCTGCCTGTGGACTACTCAGTCATCACCACATTTAAAGTCCCCAAAGACACGGCCAAAAAGTCGTGGAATCTGTGGCAGGTGAGCGACTCCAAAGGCAAAGACCAGGTGGGGCTTCGCTTCCACCCCGGGACACGCTCGCTGGACTTCTTCTACACCAGCCCTCATGGAAGCCAGATGCTGCGCACGTTCTCTGAGGTGGAGAGGCTATTTGACGGAGCGTGGCACAAACTGGCTCTGAGTGTGAAGGGAGGTCAGGCCAAACTGCTCATAGATTGTGAAGAGGTCAGCGTGCAGTCCATAGACCAGGAGAGGCCTGTGATGCGCAGGGGGTACACGTCCATCGCCAAACGGGCTGCTGAAGACCGCTCTGTGTCTGTACGTGAGCTTTAAAATCACTATCTTAAGGAATCtttcctacttgagtaaaaacaaacagaactaaaaatatatataaactataacTACACTACTAACACTACTGCTGCAAAACCCTGCTGGTACTTCTTCTACTGATACAACTTCTGACAACTGCCCTAATATTTACACTAGTGATGCTAATACCagtgattttgttttgctccgATACAAAGTTATACAATGACATGTACTGCAACATCAACCCCATATCGATACCAATGTGTATTGTACTTCACTTCTCTACTATAAAGAATTGCATAGTATAGAGGTATTATCTTTTGTTTATGTGGAGATTAACCCAAATCtaaacaatgtatttcaaaaaATGATCAtaatgtgattaaagattgatACTTTTTGACACCTCAGTCAGCTTTAAGatataaatatttagttatCCATCTGCCCATCACTAATTTCCACTGTTCATACTACTGCTATTGTCTGCAGCCATTATTGcctaaaagtaatttaaatggATCTTATTTTATCAGATGAGCTTtcaatgtgtgatgtgtgttgcAGGTGGACCTACAACAAATGGAGGTGTCATGTGACCCAGAGAAGGCCTACACAGAGGGCTGCTGTGAGCTTGTGTGTACAGTACAGAACAACATTGTGTTTTATGCATCGCTGCGTTTTGTTATAACAGTTGTTCTGATGTCAGTGTGGAGGTTACGCCGAGATCGGCTTGACAGCTGGAGGAGCATCGTGTAAATGTATGCATGGGCAACCAGGAATCCAGGGGCCTCCGGGGCCAAAGGTGAGTGTATTTTATGCTAAAATATGAATGCATATGCTTGTAGGCAGACGAGTTAgttagatttatgtttttatttttttgtacaggGTCACAGAGGTCTCCCTGGAAAGCCAGGAGACATGGGAAGACAAGGCAACTGGGTAAATAATGAAATCgtgaaaatgtgaaactttGCACACACTGATTTCACTTTGCAAATATTGTTAAACTATATTATATCTATGTATAATACGCTATATGTATATTAAACATAGATACATATTACAACTGAATACAAGTGATTTCTAATAATAGAAATAGGTCTAgtgactttctgttcaaaactgcagaactgattgGCCCTTTCCAAGTTTTTGTAGTCGCTACATAacatttttcttatttgtttttatttgtgtatgtatttatttatttttttgttttcaatcagcGCACATAAGTATAGTGTGGTGGGCAGAGATAAGGGACAAGTGAAAACTGATATTTTCTAAGCACTCAAGCCTTGAATACAGGACAGACCAGCGTTACTCAAACTTGCGTGGATCAGTTGAAATACAACtcttaaaaatgcaaatgatgagGGAAAACAATCACAACATTActatgaaacaaataaaaatagggTCAAAACAGCACTACAGCTCCATGTTGAGTGGAGCCAGCTCcgggacgcctccctggggaggtcttccgggcatgtcccaccgggaggaggcaacagggaagacccagggcatcctggagggactatgtctctcagctggcctgggaatgccctGGGGTTCTACCAGAGGAGGGgtaggaagtgtctggggtgcgggaagtctgggagtcagtGCTTAAACTGCAGCCCCCAtgacctggccctggataagtggaagaaaatggatgggtggACAGTACTACACTAAGAAAAAATGGTGCAAAGTCTAAAGGACTACATCAAGTCAAAAGCATTAGCTACACAAGCAGACTTCTGTTAGAGCTGTACCACAGGTTGAGAAGCCCTGCTGTGAAGTATTGTGTGttgcagaataaaaagtaaCCCCTCATCTGTGGTGGATTACATTGTAAAACTGCAGTGAGCTGTGGAAAATGGCTCGTACAACACAGAGGACAGGATGGAAACAGACCTGGAAACAGCAGCACTTAGCGATAGTAAACACTGGGGCTCTTTTTTATAGTTTCACATCTCATGTCGGCACTGCACTGCAAGATTTATACTACAAATCTGTAAGAAACATAAACCAATTGCGGAGGTAACTATAAATATGTTTGCAAAGTTCAGAACTCCTCATTTGCATTTGAAAACATGGGGGAGAATATAAGGCCTAATTCAAACGCTGGCACGCGATcatagcatttgtaatggtttTGCTTTTCCATTTGGAAGAAACTGAGCCAAATGTAATGAATCCCACATACACAGGAAAACCATGCGGGCTGACGGTGCCCAAAAATCCAAGAGTCTGCTAATGAAAGGCACCAGTCCGCATAACTTAAGTGTGAAATTAGCTGAATGTTTtgattcataaatgttgatgtATAGGGCAATTTAATGTTCCAAAAAGTGGAAGTAGAGCAGTtcaagaaatgaagaaaaacacttttCCTTCTTTACCctccactgagctgcagatgtGATTATTTGcactttgcttttttttaatattgtgttaatattaaaatatacaagTTGAACAAGTTATGTGCTGCAGCAGTCATGTATGCACAGCAAAATGTCTAGCATTAGTTAAATTGATAAAATTGATCTAGAGTAAATTGCTAAAATTAACATGAAATAAGACAATAAATGTACCAGTAGTGTCAATTTCTTAccttattcaccttattctgaaagttgccgtgggcgccgccatcataATTCAGGTTGTCTTATTTTGTATGGGGCTGCCAATCTTCACAGAAAATaagggactacagagctgttttaaagccagAGTTTTAAAGCCTCCTAGAATCAGTATAGTagtgacttgttggtcacatgaccaTCGAACGTTTGACACAAattaacctactttatatcatattttaaaacttttcccaaattctccaatgaaatgaatgggattcccacttaaccggaagtgccaccacaaagaaagcatggTTTAGTGCCAAaacggaataaggtcaatagtcTAATAcgttggatttaaaaaaaaaagcaacaataaTTAAACTATTTAGAAACATCTTACAAGGAAAATAATCTCGGCCCATCAAGTAAACAAATCTGAACTAGTCAAAACAAGTCCAACTGGTTAATATTGTGAATTCAAATCCTCTTCTGCAGTTTTCCTGGTTGTACACTTCACATTAGGCCCCCGCATCTCTGCCCTGTAGTCAAAGCACATGTCTGCGGTACATGCTACATATTCATGGGTTGGGAGCAGCTGTAGCTCATCTGGCACTACACATCTGTCTTGTATAAGGCCTTGAGTTTTGACCTCCTGCCAGCTTGTGAATCACGGAACCCCAATATGTTTATCTCCTCCCCTGCTGGCATCTGAGGCGGGCATTTCCTGGCACCAAGAGTTGAAGTGTCCGCTTGCCTTGTGTTGTGGGTGGTCCTAGACGCATCAGAACTGTAGAAATGTTGTAAAATTCACGGTCAGGGCCTTTACCAAACTGGCAACCATATTAATGTTGAGCTTCTGGCCAGCCAACTTTAGGTGGGCAAATAAACAGACAGCGCAGAAGCACTTGTTAACATAATCTGTTTacacaaagaaacaaagcaattaaaaaaaaaaaaaaaaacacttgccTCTCCTCCTGTATTTATACAAACAACAGTGTATTGTGAGATTTAACAAGCGTTACATTCTGCTATTAGCCTTTATACTTGCGTGTAGCTAAAATGGGTTTCAAGTAGGGGTGGGcaatatcacaattttcttaCAGCCAGACCACATTTTCAATTGAATCATCATTCATGTAGACTTAGTGCGCTAGTATTGCCTGTAAGAGCTAACTCAAGTCATCGCCCGCTCTAGAGAAAACgctcttcactgtgattggataaatctacctgtcactcactcagacatGACgaaggctgaccaataggagaagtGGGTGGGAAGAAGTAACCATTGCTGAACCTAGAGATGCATTAAGTAGAAAATATGAACCAAAATAGCATGTGGTCAAAAAGATTAGAtcacaatttgattttgaactcCATACCGCCCAGCCCGAATaagtaaaattacacaaattatGGCGTACATATTAGATATTATTGTTATAATGatctgaataataatgaagttaaaataaaacagttagTTTATTTATTCTGCAGGGCATACGAGGAGCCACAGGTGATTATGGAAATACTGGTGAACCTGGTCAAAAGGTAAGATTCTAATAATTCTATCAACTGAAATACTTATAtacttaatacattttaaatatatttgtcctCAGGGTGAACAAGGAATCAAAGGCGAGAAAGGAATGAGAGGGCTATGGGGCCAAGTGGTATCTATCAACTTCACATCCGCATTGTCTTTGAAACATCTTCAGTTTAATAAGGCATTGTGTTTTACAGGGAGACCGAGGTCCTAAGGGTTTGAAGGGATTGAAAGGCGCAGCTGGCTTTAAGGTAGGTCCCCGCTTTTAGGCTCAGTTTAATTAGACAATTATCCAAAGTTATGGGGTTTCATTGGATTTCTGCACAGCCTGTTGTGTAACTTTATAGACAACTTACAGATCGTAATGTCCGCATTGTGACGCTAATTGCAGGGGGTTCGTGGACCACCTGGAGTCATTGGAGAGACTGGAAAACAAGGAGAAGTGGTGGGTTAATTTTTAGCACAATGGCAAATATACTGTATCTCTAAATGTTAAACCACATGAATTTTGCCATTATGTTTGCCATTTTgtggacttttgaccattcatGAACtgaatatattgttttgaattgttaattgctatggcaacttcATTTGAAACCCATGGAGAGTAATGTTATTTGTTTACGTAGGGCGCTAAAGGAGAAAAAGGATTTGAGGGTATTCCTGGCTATCAGGGAGTCAAGGTATCTGCCATTATTCCCAcatatgttattattatcagaAAGCAGTGACTAATTTGTACCTTTCCGATTTGcacagggagagaaagggacgATGGGTGTAGTCGGGCAGCCTGGACCGCGAGGAAAGCAGGTGGGGATTCCCTATGAGAAGTTGCAACCATCCATCTTCAATCTCCATCTCTTTTCCGTTAGAGTCCCCTTCATGTGGCGACAAGTAGAGCCTGTAAATCATTGTAATGTGGTAAAACGCTAAAACACAGCAATGTTTCTGGCATATGGGCCTTCTCCATAAACAACATTAATTCAAGTGGCGGGAGCTTGGCCCTGGTCTAAGTGAACCTGGATTGGAGGAACGGGCTTCTGATGAGTCAGTGAAAACAGAGCCATGACCACAATGATAACCTAGCAGTGGACTGTGTATATAGGAAAGTCCATGGCCGATTGCATTTCACATTGATTGGACTTAAGTGCAAAGGACTTTAAATTGTACtactaatgctgatttattgtGATTTGGCAGGGGATTGTGGGAGATCCTGGTGAAAGAGGGGTTTCCGGACAAAAGGGCAAGCCTGTATGTTTTCAATACATTTACATCTACAGTGAGTTGATCTCAATTTAAAGGTACTAATATGGTATGCTGTCTCAACTTATATAAAACTAGGGAATCCAAGGGCCACTTGGCAGACGTGGAGGTGTGGGACAGAAGGTGCGTTTCCTgtacacacccacacaaataTGCTTGAATAcagtataataattgtaatgcaATGACGGCATTTTCCTACAGGGCATTATTGGAGATCCAGGATTACCAGGAAGAGACGGTGACCCGGGTATAGAGGTAATATATAATTGAAGTCATCAGCGTTTGCTTTGAGTTTGACATCAACAAATTCACTGTACATATCTAACAGGCTTACCAAGGTCCACAAGGCAGCATCGGGAAATTGGGAAAAGTTGGATCCAAGGTATGACTTTGATGGTATAAAAAGTAACAGGTGCAATAAAATTGGTGGTAATATTTAGTATGTGTGAATTCCAGGGTGAAAAAGGTGTCCTGGGCCCACGAGGAGAAATGGGTCCCCAAGGCCAGACTGTAAGACAAATATTAATTCTGCAGTGAAACACAATAATgtgaaatgtcaaaaataagGAAATACCTTTCAGGaggttttataaatgtttttctatTGAGGGTCCAAGAGGTTACAAAGGCTCTGCGGGGAAGCCAGGGCGACCCGGATTTATCGGCCCACCAGGACCTGTTGTAAGTGTTCAAAGAGTCCGGAAGAACATAAAAAAACTTACCAAACAAATTAATTTTCCTGCAGTTTCACAGACCATGTTTTTGTTACAGGGACATGTGGGTGTGCCGGGAAAACCAGGTGCCAAGGTAaagtttctgtttcttttgctgATGATGGCGCTAGatgtgtatttaattatttaataaattcaaagtattaaaaataattaaaatcccCTTAGAGCAGAATTTCACAGGCATGTGTTGGTTTAGAGTAAATCATTTGGGCTCAGATCTCTCATTTGTTGACAGACGAGTTGTAAACCACCAGGAGCCTTCACAACACACAATCATCTTTGTTTATTTCCCGTTGGCCGGGACAGTGAGGCCAAGAGTTGAGTCCAGGTTTAAGCTCCCCTTGAAGGGATTTCTGCATGTTGATTACTCAGGCAGATATTCTTCCACagctatttatgtttttgtggtgTGTAGTAgcacaaacaaatcaaagcaaATGAGTCCACATTTATAGAACACAATCtgagtaaaaagtgaaattgaTTATGAGTAAACTGTTACACGGCCTAACTGTACTTTCAAAATACACATATTGAAATACATATTTTTCCTTTAATCATTTATCGTTTGAAAACACTTGTTGGGGTGACAGTGGTGGTTAGAGCGCTCACAAACCCAAAGGTCAGCATTTCAGAAACAGTGCATACTGTTGTGGTATCCGTAGGAGTGAAAGTGAGTAAGGGGAATAAttaggagtgaatgaataatgcattgtaAAGCACTTCAAGTACCTTGACAGGGGACATATAAATTCAAgaccatattattattattattatgacttcTGCCTCTGCTCAGTACGAGGCTGCCTATAAATCCTACTGTGTGAGTGGCTTCATAATTAACATACACAATTAATAGCATTAGCACAACGTGTAATATGATgttaggaaaaaaataaatggaaaattaaAATGGTTGTATAGTAATAGTCAAGTCGTGTTTGTCTCTAAAATGCATAAATTGTTTATTTGCACAGGGGGACACAGGAATCCAGGGAATTGGAGGAGTTAAAGGAGGACAGGTACTGATTAAATATGAACATCTCACCATGAGGtgcatttgtacattttctaaATCTAAATGCATAATTTACAGGGCACAAAAGGAGTAAAAGGGCCCAAAGGAAAGGTGAGTATTTTTAAGGTGTAAAAGGATACTGGCGTATAAATTTGTTTAGATGCTTATTGCAGGAAAACTATATTTCCACCTGTGGGGTTAGACATATTGTGGGTGTGTTGACCTTGGAGCACTGTGTATCTGTCCCAGGTGGGAGATGGTGGGAAGGTGGGGCCTCAGGGAGCCCAGGGGAAGCGCGGTCCAGCGGGCCCACCTGGACAGAGTGGTCCCACAGGAGTGAAGGGCGTCCGAGGGGAGAGTGGACCAGATGGATTTCGTGGGCCTCCAGGTCCTCCTGTAAGACAAATACAAGGCCTTAAACACTACACTCTCAAACTTTACTTGACTTCAGAGTAATATTATAGTATTAACAATGCAATTAAGATAAAAACCACTACTGTTTAGTCTTTACCACAGCTGGCTTGTACTAGGACTGTGGCGCCTACCACCAGAAATGATTTGCACAGGTAGAATAAATAAGAGGCTCATATGCAGAGCCTGCCAACAACTCTGGTGTGAAGAACATGCTTAAATAGTTTTCATTAGTCCAAAGTTTGTAGTGAGGCACAGCAAGAGTTTCATTTAGTGCACTCATAAATTCATAATGAGCCTGAGGATAGATTTTGGCTGGGTTAGACCGATGCATTTCCTGTCACAGGCTGCCTTCTTCAGCATCATGTTGTGTAACATTCATGTTCCAGAGTCTGGGGCTTGTCCAGTGAAGATTGTGCTGTGATTTGTTACCAGGGCCCGACGCTGCCAGCCCAGCATGTTATCGAGGTCTGTAAGAAAGTGGTCCTAGAGCAGATGTCCACCTTCGCCAACTCTGTCAAGAGGACCTGTGCTGCAGTCTGTCCACTCTATGGAGACGTGCCCATGGGTAAACCTGGGCCTCCCGGTCCCAAAGGGCCTCCTGGACCTCCAGTGAGTCTGACATTATTCTG encodes the following:
- the zmp:0000000760 gene encoding collagen alpha-1(IX) chain, with the protein product MPASKNRLVFAALFVIFGLTHSQKLPSFDLLEEFRVSESRGVKRVDGSKPEAVAYRINPSIHLQKTTSEIYPDGLPVDYSVITTFKVPKDTAKKSWNLWQVSDSKGKDQVGLRFHPGTRSLDFFYTSPHGSQMLRTFSEVERLFDGAWHKLALSVKGGQAKLLIDCEEVSVQSIDQERPVMRRGYTSIAKRAAEDRSVSVDLQQMEVSCDPEKAYTEGCCELVCTCGGYAEIGLTAGGASCKCMHGQPGIQGPPGPKGHRGLPGKPGDMGRQGNWGIRGATGDYGNTGEPGQKGEQGIKGEKGMRGLWGQVGDRGPKGLKGLKGAAGFKGVRGPPGVIGETGKQGEVGAKGEKGFEGIPGYQGVKGEKGTMGVVGQPGPRGKQGIVGDPGERGVSGQKGKPGIQGPLGRRGGVGQKGIIGDPGLPGRDGDPGIEAYQGPQGSIGKLGKVGSKGEKGVLGPRGEMGPQGQTGPRGYKGSAGKPGRPGFIGPPGPVGHVGVPGKPGAKGDTGIQGIGGVKGGQGTKGVKGPKGKVGDGGKVGPQGAQGKRGPAGPPGQSGPTGVKGVRGESGPDGFRGPPGPPGPTLPAQHVIEVCKKVVLEQMSTFANSVKRTCAAVCPLYGDVPMGKPGPPGPKGPPGPPGDPGLDGAEGEVGLPGFYGEAGDLGRKGEKGGRGEAGDKGPKGYGPPGHPGDQGPKGQRGRPGRAFNGQPGKPGERGHVGRPGLRGHAGLRGPPGVCVTSGCAPLNATLGTPASSPATRAGGRSGARPGPRRRTRP